A stretch of DNA from Pelorhabdus rhamnosifermentans:
TTGGTGGTTCTAAGCTGATGATTGCTGACGGCGTCTTGGAACATCCGAAGGTAGATGCTATTTTTGGCCTTCATTTATGGCCTTCGCTGCCTTGTGGTTCTATTGGCATTAAGCCGGGTCCGCTTATGGCTGGATCTGATCGCTTTTCCATTAAACTATTAGGGAAAAGTGCCCATGTAGGCATGCCTCATAAAGGCTTGGACGCCATTATGATGGCGATGGAAGTGATACAGTCATTCAATAATATGATGACTCGGCAAATGAATCCTTTAGATATTGCGACTTTGTCTATTGGTAAAATTACGGGTGGTGAACGTTATAATATTATTGCCAAAGAAGCCTTTCTAGAAGGGACGATTCGCACGTTTTCCAGTAAGGTCCGCCAAATTATTCCTGAACATATGAAACGTATTATGGCAGGCGTTACTGAGGCTCATGGGGGAGAGTATGTTTTTGATTATCAGCCAGGCTATCCTATTTTGAATAACTGGGCTGGGCCCACATCACTTGTTGCTGAGTCTGCTTGTCAGGTGATCGATGAAAAATGTGTGCTAAAGGAGATTGAACCGAATTTGGGTGGTGAAGATTTCGCTCGCTATTTGGAAAAAGTTCCTGGTGCATTGTTCTGGCTGGGAGCAAGCAAACCGGGTGAAGAAGGAGCTCCGCTGCATAATCAGGATTTTGAGATTGATGAAAGTGCGTTGCTTATTGGTGCCAAAATTATGTTTCGAACGGTTTGTAATGCGTTGGATTTTTATAAGAGCAAATGATTTTTTGTCCAGAGCTATGAATGCCATCCGCCTTGTTCGGATGGCATTTTCGTTTATCAGGGAATTGCAAATTAGCCCTAATAAGAGGAAACCGCGACATTCTGTAGAATTAAAATAAGTGATTTTGGCCATTTGGAAGCACAGGCAGATCTTAAAAGCCGTGCACCATGAAAAAAGAAAATCATTTGTAGGAGAATGAGCATGATAAATAGCAACTTCACGGGTTCTGTGGCTTTGTCTACGTTACTTGTAGCTGAAAAAGTTCAACGCATAGCAGATGAATGTGGTGTTACAATAACCTTAGTTGATACGCATTTCCGTCCAAATTGCCAATGGGTCAATGATTTTGAAGTAGAAGGTTCACCAGGCAAGATCGATGCTTTTCTAGTGCGAATCAAGGATGTTGAGACAAGATGAAGGGGGTTTTATGATGGATAGTGAGTTATTAGAAAAATATGCTCGTCTTATTATTAAAACAGGCATTAATATTCAGCCTGGTCAGACACTAGTTATTTCTTCGCCCATTGAATGCGCCGAGTTTGCGCGGCTGACTGCGAAAATTGCTTATTTAGAAGGGGCACGTGATGTGGTGCTCAACTGGAAAGATGAGCTGTTTGCTAAGCTTCGCTTTTTACATGCTCCAGAAGAGGTTTTTTCGGAATATCCGGCCTGGCAGCAGGAATTTTTTGTGTCTTATGTCAGACAGGGGGCGGCGTTTTTAACGATTGCGGCCTCTGATCCGGAACTTTTAAAAGAAGTGAATCCTGATAGAGTTGCTAAGGTGCAGAAGGCAGGCAATACGGCGCTCAAAGAATATCGGGAAAGACTTATGAGTAATCGCAATACCTGGTGTATTGCTTCGATTCCTACGGCTTCATGGGCTAAAAAAGTTTTTCCAAACGTTTCGGAAGCTGAGGCTGTAGAAAAATTGTGGCAGGCGATTTTTCAGACCGTCCGTGTAGGAACGAACGATCCTGTTCAGGCTTGGGAAGAACATAAACAGGCTTTGCGCCATAGAATGAATCTATTAAATGAGCACCATTTTAAATTTCTCCATTACAAAAATTCGCTTGGCACTGATTTGACGATTGAACTTCCTGAAGATCATATTTGGCTGGGTGGTTCGGAATATACGCCGGAAGGAGTCGAATTTATTGCGAATATGCCGACAGAAGAGGTCTTTACCTTGCCTAAGCGGACAGGTGTCAATGGGAAGGTAGTCAGTTCGAAGCCTTTAAATTACAATGGTAATTTAATTGACCATTTTTCACTTACCTTTCAAGCTGGAAAGATTATTGATTTTCAGGCTGAACAGGGCTATGATATATTAAAACGGTTGATTGAGGTCGATGAAGGCTCGCGTTATTTAGGGGAAGTGGCGCTTGTTCCTTATGATTCGCCTATTTCCAACGCTAATTTGTTGTTCTTTAACACTCTTTTTGACGAGAATGCTTCTTGTCATCTAGCCATTGGCAAAGCCTATCCTGTATGTATCAAAGAGGGTGAAACGTTGGATAAGGAAACGCTATTAAAGCTGGGAGTCAATGATTCGCTGATTCACGAGGATTTTATGATTGGCACCAAGGATTTGACAATTACTGGTGTTACTGCTAATGGCGAGAAAGTGGCT
This window harbors:
- a CDS encoding M20 metallopeptidase family protein — encoded protein: MNEEFDRKLLESMIQLRREVHQYPELSRQEKETSKRIIRVLQSLGIDVQVFKDHYGVCGTVQGQGPGPVIALRADMDALPITEPKNKSYSSKVPGVMHACGHDGHVAILLGVAELLVKNRQHFQGSVKLIFQPAEEAAPIGGSKLMIADGVLEHPKVDAIFGLHLWPSLPCGSIGIKPGPLMAGSDRFSIKLLGKSAHVGMPHKGLDAIMMAMEVIQSFNNMMTRQMNPLDIATLSIGKITGGERYNIIAKEAFLEGTIRTFSSKVRQIIPEHMKRIMAGVTEAHGGEYVFDYQPGYPILNNWAGPTSLVAESACQVIDEKCVLKEIEPNLGGEDFARYLEKVPGALFWLGASKPGEEGAPLHNQDFEIDESALLIGAKIMFRTVCNALDFYKSK
- a CDS encoding aminopeptidase; this translates as MMDSELLEKYARLIIKTGINIQPGQTLVISSPIECAEFARLTAKIAYLEGARDVVLNWKDELFAKLRFLHAPEEVFSEYPAWQQEFFVSYVRQGAAFLTIAASDPELLKEVNPDRVAKVQKAGNTALKEYRERLMSNRNTWCIASIPTASWAKKVFPNVSEAEAVEKLWQAIFQTVRVGTNDPVQAWEEHKQALRHRMNLLNEHHFKFLHYKNSLGTDLTIELPEDHIWLGGSEYTPEGVEFIANMPTEEVFTLPKRTGVNGKVVSSKPLNYNGNLIDHFSLTFQAGKIIDFQAEQGYDILKRLIEVDEGSRYLGEVALVPYDSPISNANLLFFNTLFDENASCHLAIGKAYPVCIKEGETLDKETLLKLGVNDSLIHEDFMIGTKDLTITGVTANGEKVAIFEDGNFAF